One Tolypothrix bouteillei VB521301 DNA window includes the following coding sequences:
- a CDS encoding Ycf51 family protein, whose translation MFTTDDFLQYTQWSGIATLAFAGLVILGFVFKWGIRFRLVGATGFMLVVTGGLFALSLTPLTRTIIPDALRYSLVYDNGGPQAVIALPPAEVTPSQLEATLRQAASDLYSYGRLGALSDNQLTVRARTIIHPEKGVSIPLYLGQVRRSLAKREDQQMAIEIYQDKLAQLPQPTA comes from the coding sequence ATGTTCACAACGGATGATTTTCTTCAATACACCCAATGGTCGGGTATCGCAACATTAGCGTTTGCCGGTCTGGTGATTTTGGGTTTTGTTTTTAAATGGGGTATTCGCTTTCGTCTTGTAGGTGCAACCGGTTTTATGCTTGTGGTTACGGGGGGACTCTTTGCTCTCTCGTTAACACCTTTAACTCGTACTATCATTCCAGATGCTTTACGTTACAGCCTTGTTTATGATAACGGAGGTCCGCAAGCAGTCATTGCGCTTCCGCCTGCGGAAGTGACTCCATCGCAATTGGAAGCAACTTTACGTCAAGCAGCAAGCGATTTATATTCTTACGGTCGTTTGGGTGCATTAAGCGATAACCAGTTGACGGTTCGAGCACGAACTATCATACACCCAGAAAAAGGTGTTTCTATTCCTCTTTATCTGGGTCAGGTTAGGAGATCTCTTGCTAAACGTGAAGACCAACAAATGGCGATCGAGATTTACCAAGATAAATTGGCTCAGTTACCTCAACCTACTGCATAA
- a CDS encoding DUF3140 domain-containing protein yields MTQSLKLVIDEFNSSVNMTAKELAVWLETEESQSVGQKKEDDESIGHKSGKHILEMLQKKNDEYTDDDISHMKKVISYIHRHLAQQPEGDVEHTRWRYSLMNWGHDPLN; encoded by the coding sequence ATGACTCAAAGCCTCAAACTAGTAATTGACGAATTTAACTCCTCTGTGAATATGACAGCTAAAGAACTAGCAGTTTGGCTGGAAACTGAGGAATCACAATCCGTTGGACAGAAGAAAGAAGACGATGAGTCCATTGGACATAAATCTGGCAAGCATATCCTTGAAATGTTGCAAAAGAAAAATGATGAGTATACTGATGACGATATATCTCACATGAAAAAAGTCATCAGCTATATTCACCGTCATTTAGCACAACAACCTGAGGGAGATGTTGAGCACACGCGTTGGCGTTACTCTTTAATGAATTGGGGACACGATCCGTTAAATTAG
- a CDS encoding O-antigen ligase family protein, which produces MLGVCVKILLRHLNFSVQSRWKYTLLGLAIFPLIPLFGAVSMGWAILGTLMQQYRAVVSRPLNRGFMLLSVWLILTASFAYNKTEAFIGLFNFIPYFLVFASWSVLIQTIAQLRQLSWLLVITSVPVIVVGLGQLLLGWATPPQGWIGFLGWAIAPGGEPPGRMSSIFMYANSLAGYLIIVFILSLGLWLEQWRSMIRGTGEIRETRETRKEILPFLPPLPFLFLTLAILLNLVALILTNSRNAWAIAIFVCLVYALYQGWRILVATVTGVAASVLLAAFAPTPIALLFRQFIPRFFWARLNDELYPDRPVALLRKTQWQFAVSMAQERPWTGWGLRNFTVLYEAKMQIWLGHPHSLFLMLFAETGLPATLVFCGLLGWIFVGGVQLLQNSKDLKAKDKTILFSYLVVFIGWVLFNTVDVSLFDFRLNVISWLLFSALAGVVYHYKQQYKIATEKN; this is translated from the coding sequence ATGTTGGGAGTTTGCGTGAAAATTCTCCTTCGCCATCTCAACTTTAGCGTGCAGTCTCGTTGGAAATACACCTTACTGGGACTAGCTATCTTCCCACTCATTCCTCTATTTGGGGCTGTAAGTATGGGTTGGGCTATATTGGGAACCTTAATGCAACAATATCGTGCGGTGGTGAGTCGCCCCCTCAACAGGGGGTTTATGCTTCTCAGTGTCTGGCTAATCCTTACAGCTAGCTTTGCTTACAATAAGACGGAAGCTTTCATAGGATTGTTTAATTTTATACCATACTTTCTCGTTTTTGCCAGCTGGAGTGTTCTGATTCAAACCATAGCTCAATTGCGGCAACTGTCTTGGCTGTTGGTAATAACCTCTGTGCCAGTCATAGTCGTTGGTTTGGGACAGTTGCTTTTAGGATGGGCGACTCCCCCCCAAGGATGGATAGGTTTTTTGGGTTGGGCGATCGCACCAGGAGGAGAACCACCAGGTCGGATGTCTTCTATATTTATGTATGCCAACAGCTTAGCTGGCTATCTCATAATAGTTTTCATTCTGAGTTTGGGATTGTGGCTGGAACAATGGCGATCGATGATTAGGGGGACAGGGGAGATAAGGGAGACAAGGGAGACAAGAAAGGAAATTCTCCCTTTTCTACCCCCTCTCCCCTTCCTCTTCCTCACTCTGGCAATTCTTCTCAATCTTGTCGCACTTATTTTGACTAACTCGCGCAACGCTTGGGCAATTGCGATTTTTGTCTGTTTGGTCTACGCCTTATATCAAGGCTGGCGCATTCTTGTCGCCACTGTCACAGGTGTGGCTGCGAGCGTGCTTTTAGCTGCTTTTGCTCCAACACCTATTGCTCTGCTGTTCCGTCAGTTTATTCCTCGTTTCTTTTGGGCGCGGTTGAATGACGAACTTTATCCCGATCGACCCGTGGCTTTACTTCGCAAAACGCAATGGCAATTTGCTGTATCGATGGCTCAAGAGCGCCCCTGGACTGGTTGGGGTTTGAGAAACTTTACAGTACTTTACGAGGCAAAAATGCAAATTTGGTTGGGGCACCCTCACAGCTTATTTTTAATGCTGTTTGCCGAAACCGGTCTACCTGCAACTCTTGTTTTCTGTGGTTTATTGGGCTGGATATTTGTTGGAGGTGTCCAACTTTTACAAAATTCAAAGGACCTAAAGGCAAAAGACAAAACAATTCTCTTCAGTTACCTTGTTGTTTTTATTGGTTGGGTACTATTCAATACTGTAGATGTTAGTTTATTTGATTTTCGACTGAACGTCATTTCTTGGTTGCTATTTTCTGCTCTTGCTGGAGTTGTGTATCACTACAAGCAGCAATACAAGATTGCAACTGAGAAGAATTAA
- a CDS encoding YaaW family protein: MDELRAVLELATEEELKDLTAILFSRKFNPLDYVHTPEPIEVQSKGRKAWLDTLEQRFRYLAADGVTVLRGRTSQVSYRQVLIQVCKYLKIPYSHELTTVDLEAEVFLFLLGHVWKKLPEKDKQKFTVQVQHQLAQSQPNQTLPLSLQRDPIGLLFKGGSALAVTSIIQPLMLKQIARQFAMHFATYEVTKQAVVQGSEVAANQFQHYVTLQMAKQGMAVSATRYSVARTMFAFLGPMMWAWFFADLGWRAIATNYSRIIPTIFTLAQIRLTRTECWEFA; the protein is encoded by the coding sequence TTGGATGAACTAAGGGCGGTTCTAGAACTGGCAACTGAAGAAGAATTGAAAGATTTGACAGCAATCCTTTTTAGTCGTAAGTTTAATCCTCTAGATTACGTTCATACACCTGAGCCTATAGAAGTACAAAGTAAAGGTCGCAAAGCTTGGCTCGATACATTAGAGCAACGCTTTCGTTATTTAGCTGCCGATGGAGTTACAGTACTGCGAGGACGTACTAGTCAAGTAAGTTACAGGCAAGTGCTGATTCAAGTATGTAAGTATTTAAAAATACCTTATTCCCACGAACTGACTACTGTTGATTTAGAAGCCGAAGTTTTTCTATTTTTGCTCGGACACGTTTGGAAAAAATTGCCAGAAAAAGATAAGCAAAAATTTACAGTTCAAGTTCAGCATCAACTCGCTCAATCACAACCAAACCAAACTCTGCCACTTTCATTACAGCGAGATCCCATTGGACTTCTTTTTAAAGGTGGAAGTGCTTTGGCTGTGACTTCCATTATTCAACCGTTGATGTTGAAACAAATCGCCCGTCAGTTTGCAATGCACTTTGCGACTTATGAAGTGACCAAACAAGCTGTCGTTCAAGGTTCCGAGGTAGCAGCCAACCAATTTCAACACTATGTCACTTTGCAAATGGCAAAGCAGGGTATGGCTGTCAGTGCCACTCGTTACAGTGTAGCTCGCACTATGTTCGCTTTCTTAGGACCGATGATGTGGGCTTGGTTTTTTGCAGATTTGGGATGGAGAGCAATTGCTACCAACTACAGTCGAATTATACCCACTATTTTCACACTTGCTCAGATTCGCCTTACTCGTACTGAATGTTGGGAGTTTGCGTGA
- a CDS encoding DUF2945 domain-containing protein, which yields MTEEFKRGDKVEWKTSQGKTTGEVEKKLTSPTEIKGHHVAASKDNPEYLVKSDKTGKEAAHKPNALEKVEE from the coding sequence GTGACAGAGGAATTTAAGAGAGGCGATAAGGTTGAATGGAAAACCTCACAAGGTAAAACTACTGGTGAGGTAGAGAAAAAATTGACTTCACCTACAGAGATAAAAGGACATCACGTTGCTGCTTCCAAAGATAATCCTGAGTATTTAGTCAAAAGTGACAAAACAGGAAAAGAAGCTGCTCACAAACCTAATGCTCTTGAAAAAGTTGAGGAGTAG
- a CDS encoding NAD(P)/FAD-dependent oxidoreductase, whose protein sequence is MTDVAVIGAGMAGLVCAQQLKQAGYSVLVVEKSRGLGGRVATRRLFNTCADHGTCYLKPKGELLERFIEVLLQHHILEVWTQTVHELKPHSSVPTPESSVPKPRYTAPVGISAIAKFLAPGLDILLNQRVTAITPTPEKKWRLAMDASNEEITATSVVIAIPSPQALMLLEPLGENILGATFLNNLRSVEFSPCLSAIAGYPSTLKPPIDWKAVTFIEDEHLAWIGLDSSKRSKPQQPVFVLQSSAAFAQHHEQTQDLKPAGEFMLDRAAESLQMSWLKTPEWIQVHRWRYAFPTRPLQATYLAADTAVPLICCGDWCGGNFVEGAMLSGIAAAEATNNSLRHLTLPKLSFLEVFNSSI, encoded by the coding sequence ATGACTGATGTTGCAGTGATTGGTGCCGGTATGGCTGGTTTAGTTTGCGCCCAACAGTTGAAGCAAGCTGGATATTCAGTACTTGTTGTAGAAAAGTCTCGTGGTTTGGGGGGACGAGTCGCAACACGCCGTTTATTTAATACTTGTGCGGATCACGGGACTTGTTACCTCAAGCCAAAAGGTGAACTTTTAGAACGTTTTATTGAAGTGTTACTCCAGCACCATATTTTAGAGGTTTGGACACAGACAGTTCACGAACTCAAACCCCATTCCTCAGTCCCTACGCCCGAATCTTCAGTACCCAAGCCCCGATATACCGCGCCTGTAGGAATAAGTGCGATCGCAAAATTTCTTGCCCCTGGTTTGGACATTTTGCTGAACCAACGCGTAACAGCAATTACCCCCACTCCTGAAAAAAAATGGCGGCTGGCAATGGATGCCTCGAATGAAGAGATAACAGCAACATCGGTAGTCATTGCTATTCCTTCACCTCAAGCCTTAATGCTATTGGAACCTTTAGGAGAAAATATCTTGGGGGCAACATTTCTTAATAACCTGCGTTCTGTAGAATTTTCTCCTTGCTTGAGTGCGATCGCCGGATATCCATCCACATTAAAACCCCCAATAGACTGGAAAGCAGTCACTTTTATTGAAGATGAGCATTTGGCATGGATTGGTTTGGATAGTAGCAAACGTTCCAAACCCCAACAACCCGTTTTTGTTCTGCAAAGTAGCGCTGCTTTTGCCCAACACCACGAGCAAACCCAAGATTTAAAACCTGCCGGAGAATTTATGTTAGATCGTGCGGCTGAGTCGTTACAGATGTCGTGGCTAAAAACTCCAGAATGGATACAAGTTCATCGCTGGCGCTACGCCTTTCCCACCCGTCCTTTGCAAGCGACTTATTTAGCTGCTGACACTGCTGTACCTCTTATCTGTTGCGGCGATTGGTGTGGTGGCAATTTTGTAGAGGGTGCAATGCTTTCAGGTATTGCAGCAGCAGAAGCAACAAACAACTCCCTGCGTCATTTGACTCTACCAAAACTTAGTTTTTTAGAGGTTTTTAATAGCTCTATATAA
- a CDS encoding late competence development ComFB family protein — protein MKTVVNLTEQSVIKEIESILDHYPYYPYQQAFAIPDLRQELIAYVLSRIPCLYGAVEPEKAYWSSYKLRRQPLEQQLHLENLIQQGIFSIFQEKSDWVSHHLCEEIKPDCEPSHWFG, from the coding sequence ATGAAAACAGTTGTCAACCTAACAGAGCAATCCGTCATCAAAGAAATTGAAAGCATTTTAGACCATTATCCATATTATCCTTATCAACAGGCTTTTGCTATTCCAGATTTACGACAAGAACTCATAGCTTACGTTCTCAGCCGGATTCCTTGCCTTTACGGTGCAGTTGAACCAGAAAAAGCTTATTGGTCAAGCTATAAGTTGCGCCGTCAACCATTAGAGCAGCAACTCCATCTAGAGAATTTAATTCAACAAGGGATTTTTTCTATTTTTCAAGAAAAATCAGATTGGGTTAGCCATCATTTATGTGAAGAGATCAAACCCGATTGCGAACCATCTCACTGGTTTGGCTAA